In Bacillus sp. KH172YL63, one genomic interval encodes:
- a CDS encoding NADP-dependent oxidoreductase, which produces MLPEKQQQIQLISRPEGMPVKEDFLYKEIEVPKPSDGEVLVKTLYLSVDPYMRGRMSDAKSYVAPFQLNEALAGGAVGEIVESRSDLFKKGDFVVGMLPWQEYAVANEKEVRSIDPNVAPISTHLSILGMTGLTAYFGLIDIGQPKEGETVVVSGAAGAVGSVVGQIAKIKGARVVGIAGSDEKVNYLTDTLGFDKGINYKTTDNIYAALKEACPDGIDVYFENVGGEIGDAALSLLNKHARIPVCGAISSYNKTDRDLGPRVQTRLIKSSALMKGFVVNDYSDRFKEGATALGQWLSEGKLQYEETITEGLENVTDAFLGLFQGKNIGKQLVKIADPNS; this is translated from the coding sequence ATGCTACCTGAAAAACAGCAACAAATCCAATTGATATCCCGTCCTGAAGGAATGCCTGTAAAAGAGGACTTCCTTTACAAGGAGATCGAGGTGCCAAAGCCGTCCGACGGTGAAGTGCTGGTGAAGACCTTGTATCTATCAGTGGACCCTTATATGCGGGGAAGGATGTCTGACGCGAAATCCTATGTCGCTCCTTTTCAATTAAACGAAGCGCTGGCAGGAGGAGCTGTAGGTGAAATCGTAGAATCACGATCAGATCTATTTAAAAAAGGGGACTTTGTCGTCGGCATGCTGCCTTGGCAGGAATATGCTGTCGCGAATGAAAAAGAAGTCCGTTCCATCGATCCAAATGTCGCGCCGATCTCGACCCACTTAAGCATCCTCGGTATGACCGGATTGACGGCTTATTTCGGCCTGATCGACATTGGTCAGCCGAAAGAAGGCGAAACGGTTGTCGTGTCCGGAGCTGCCGGTGCAGTTGGTTCCGTCGTTGGTCAGATCGCCAAAATCAAAGGTGCCCGGGTCGTCGGGATTGCAGGATCTGATGAAAAAGTCAACTACCTGACAGATACACTCGGCTTCGACAAAGGAATCAACTATAAAACGACCGATAATATTTACGCTGCACTAAAAGAAGCATGCCCGGACGGCATCGATGTGTACTTCGAAAACGTCGGAGGCGAAATCGGGGACGCTGCCCTTAGTTTACTAAATAAACATGCACGCATTCCAGTGTGCGGGGCGATCTCTTCCTATAACAAGACCGACCGTGACCTCGGTCCCCGCGTTCAAACGAGATTGATTAAATCAAGCGCACTCATGAAAGGCTTCGTTGTCAACGATTACAGCGACCGCTTCAAAGAAGGCGCGACCGCACTCGGCCAATGGCTCTCCGAAGGGAAGCTTCAATACGAAGAAACGATCACAGAAGGCCTGGAAAACGTAACCGACGCCTTCCTCGGCCTCTTCCAAGGAAAAAACATCGGCAAACAACTCGTCAAAATCGCCGACCCAAACAGCTGA
- a CDS encoding phosphotransferase, with amino-acid sequence MANVWDAELTVNAHQAAEWITAQFPELAPVKADIIDYGFDNTVVNVNRDWIFRFPRREVAVGLIETEGKLLPLLGCRNLGLQIPVPVFHGKPFSQYRWPFLGYRLVEGMIPSKAQKVNRTDSAPGLAKFLKRLHGTNVTEAKQLGVPDDELERLNVEKRLPVLERNIREVKALKLFHQSENLERYLHRLPQGSLPREPVLVHGDLHFKNIIVNREGVLSGVIDWGDVHIGHRAVDLNLIFSFLDGAGRKVFFEEYGEIDPLELEYARFKAIYTNVVLLLYGYHENQTHTVAEARKSLELALT; translated from the coding sequence ATGGCAAACGTATGGGATGCAGAATTGACAGTGAATGCCCATCAGGCTGCGGAATGGATTACGGCTCAATTTCCAGAGCTTGCACCAGTCAAGGCCGACATCATTGATTATGGCTTTGATAATACAGTCGTGAACGTAAACAGGGACTGGATCTTTCGTTTTCCAAGAAGAGAGGTTGCGGTTGGGCTGATTGAAACAGAGGGAAAGCTTCTGCCTCTTCTAGGATGTCGCAATCTTGGTCTGCAGATACCGGTTCCTGTTTTTCACGGGAAGCCGTTCTCTCAGTATCGGTGGCCTTTTCTTGGATACCGACTTGTGGAAGGGATGATCCCGTCCAAGGCACAAAAGGTTAACCGGACGGACTCAGCACCGGGTTTGGCCAAGTTTCTTAAGAGGCTGCACGGAACAAACGTGACGGAAGCGAAGCAGCTCGGTGTCCCCGATGATGAACTGGAGCGTTTGAATGTGGAAAAACGTCTTCCGGTCCTGGAGAGGAACATCCGGGAAGTGAAAGCGCTCAAACTCTTTCATCAGTCGGAAAATTTGGAGCGGTATCTTCATCGGCTGCCTCAGGGTTCCCTGCCTCGAGAACCTGTATTGGTTCATGGCGATCTTCATTTTAAAAATATTATCGTGAACAGGGAAGGGGTCCTATCCGGGGTGATCGATTGGGGAGATGTGCACATTGGCCACCGGGCTGTGGATCTCAATTTGATTTTCAGTTTCCTTGATGGGGCTGGCCGCAAGGTATTTTTCGAAGAGTACGGGGAAATCGATCCGCTCGAGCTTGAATACGCCAGATTTAAAGCCATCTACACAAACGTCGTGCTGCTTCTGTATGGCTATCATGAAAATCAAACACATACCGTTGCGGAAGCCCGGAAAAGCCTGGAGCTTGCCCTCACATGA
- a CDS encoding peroxiredoxin family protein: MATFQLKDTVPNFTLPAVSGETFSFEEHQKEHNAWHLLVFFRGSWCPVCQEELRELQANKEYFEKHNVHLLTISSDKLENLQEFADKEDLTFPILSDENLEAIKAYEVYYHGEDAPYEDHGQHGEPAYFLINEKGEAMYQQRQTSPFGRPHANELRKIVKYIQKNVK, encoded by the coding sequence ATGGCAACTTTTCAATTAAAAGATACGGTACCAAATTTCACGCTCCCTGCAGTTTCTGGTGAGACGTTCTCGTTTGAGGAGCATCAAAAAGAACATAATGCTTGGCATCTTCTTGTCTTTTTCAGGGGATCATGGTGTCCGGTCTGTCAGGAAGAATTGCGGGAACTTCAGGCAAATAAGGAATATTTCGAGAAGCACAATGTCCACCTGTTGACGATTTCCAGTGATAAGTTGGAAAACTTACAGGAATTCGCGGACAAAGAAGACCTCACTTTCCCGATTTTATCTGATGAAAACCTGGAAGCCATCAAAGCATACGAGGTTTATTATCACGGAGAAGACGCCCCTTATGAAGATCATGGACAGCACGGGGAGCCGGCTTACTTCCTCATCAACGAAAAGGGAGAGGCGATGTATCAGCAAAGACAAACGAGCCCGTTCGGCCGTCCGCATGCCAATGAACTAAGAAAGATCGTGAAATATATCCAAAAGAACGTGAAGTAA
- a CDS encoding 5-formyltetrahydrofolate cyclo-ligase: MTNKDEIRHKVWNTLTEKKLGRFPFPLVGRIPNVKGAEKAASFVQSMDIYKEASVVKVNPDAPQLPLRAAVIKDGKTLLIPTPRLKDGFVMIKPEWVPHGEERKAASIKHMNTYGKVVPLTDIPGIDLIVVGSVAIHADGRRLGKGAGYADREYAILREIGNKPVPVITTINSQQLVEDDIPRDSYDLAVDWIITEEGITETRTPYEKPQGIEWDHVTEEEMENMPILRELKGFHRGTDL; the protein is encoded by the coding sequence ATGACCAACAAAGATGAAATCAGGCACAAAGTGTGGAATACACTGACAGAAAAGAAGCTTGGAAGATTTCCTTTTCCCCTGGTCGGCAGGATCCCGAATGTCAAGGGGGCAGAGAAAGCTGCTTCATTTGTACAGAGCATGGATATCTACAAAGAAGCAAGCGTGGTGAAAGTCAATCCAGATGCACCACAGCTGCCCCTTCGTGCGGCAGTCATCAAAGATGGGAAAACGTTGCTGATTCCAACCCCTCGCCTGAAGGATGGGTTCGTCATGATCAAGCCGGAGTGGGTCCCTCATGGGGAGGAGAGAAAGGCAGCGAGCATCAAGCATATGAATACATATGGAAAAGTCGTGCCCTTGACCGATATTCCTGGAATCGACCTCATCGTAGTAGGATCTGTCGCCATCCACGCTGACGGCAGAAGACTCGGAAAAGGAGCGGGATACGCCGATCGTGAATATGCAATCCTTAGGGAAATAGGGAATAAGCCGGTTCCCGTCATCACAACGATCAACAGCCAACAGCTGGTAGAGGATGACATCCCGAGGGACTCCTATGATCTCGCAGTCGACTGGATCATCACGGAAGAAGGCATTACTGAAACCCGCACTCCCTATGAAAAACCACAGGGCATCGAATGGGACCACGTCACCGAAGAAGAAATGGAAAACATGCCGATCCTAAGAGAATTGAAGGGATTCCATCGAGGGACGGACCTCTGA